A stretch of Fulvia fulva chromosome 4, complete sequence DNA encodes these proteins:
- a CDS encoding Epoxide hydrolase A, giving the protein MDRLNRKTLTTAANAMYTYWYASAVSSRPTLLLLHGNPDPASLWSGLVHDYLLSYDYGVLAPDLIGFGDSDKPEGLQHCKASSDCSDLAAALDSEGLDKVIPVGHDFGALLASSNSTFHPDRITGLVTLGTAHIPPSPYSFDFEQLRIMQEKYLGYCQSWYFPLFTLHGGGNRMKDLCCVEGGLGKWLLDSSNASKEVLLYARIRTFVFRAPLDWYKAVVQNLDLQVEQEALASGRHVVNVPYFFIAGLQDPFSPASAVQGPMSQGILPNMMQREVDASHWCMLEKLRDIGLAIVEWLGEQYCWQKICRFLHRSLQSSSIPHLVSCNV; this is encoded by the exons ATGGATCGTCTTAACAGGAAGACTCTGACGACTGCTGCGAACGCGATGTACACATATTGGTACGCTTCAGCGGTATCATCAAGGCCAACGTTGCTGCTGCTCCATGGTAATCCAGATCCTGCCTCTTTATGGTCTGGGCTGGTGCACGACTACCTCCTGTCGTACGATTATGGCGTTCTCGCTCCAGACCTGATAGGCTTCGGCGACAGTGATAAGCCGGAGGGACTCCAGCATTGCAAGGCGAGCTCAGACTGCAGCGATCTTGCTGCGGCCCTCGACAGCGAAGGACTCGACAAAGTGATCCCGGTGGGACATGACTTTGGCGCATTGCTAGCGAGCAGTAACTCAACATTCCACCCGGATCGTATCACTGGCCTCGTCACGCTGGGAACCGCGCACATACCACCCTCGCCATACTCGTTTGACTTCGAGCAGCTTCGAATCATGCAGGAGAAGTATCTCGGTTACTGCCAGAGCTGGTACTTTCCCCTCTTCAC GCTACATGGAGGAGGTAATCGAATGAAGGACCTGTGCTGTGTAGAGGGCGGGCTGGGGAAGTGGTTGCTCGATTCTTCCAATGCTAGTAAAGAAGTCCTGCTGTATGCTAGAATCAGGACTTTCGT CTTTAGAGCACCCCTAGACTGGTACAAGGCGGTCGTGCAGAACCTAGATCTGCAAGTAGAGCAGGAAGCATTGGCGAGTGGCCGCCATGTCGTCAACGTTCCGTACTTCTTCATTGCAGGACTCCAAGACCCTTTTTCACCGGCCAGTGCGGTGCAGGGTCCTATGAGCCAAGGCATATTGCCGAACATGATGCAGAGAGAGGTGGATGCGAGCCATTGGTGCATGCTGGAGAAGCTAAGGGACATTGGCCTAGCCATCGTAGAGTGGCTCGGAGAGCAGTACTGCTGGCAGAAGATATGTCGTTTCCTGCATCGATCATTGCAGAGCTCGAGTATCCCGCACTTAGTGTCATGCAATGTTTGA